Proteins encoded by one window of Lathyrus oleraceus cultivar Zhongwan6 chromosome 1, CAAS_Psat_ZW6_1.0, whole genome shotgun sequence:
- the LOC127122903 gene encoding cytochrome P450 82A3, whose amino-acid sequence MDLALSSLINTTTIAFLISLIPLGLILLGRSKKREAPIAKGAWPILGHLPIFSGTQSPHRVLGALADKYGPIFTIKLGSKHALIINNWEMAKECFTTNDVALSSRPNLVATQHLAYKGAMFGLAPYGPYWRNLRKLATLEILTNRRVEQQQHIRVSEVRTSIKELFDVWYSKNSESDSSNHVLVDMKQWFTHLTFNMVLQMVVGKRYFGARTNVGEEEAQRSVKALKDMMHLFGVITVGDVIPCLKLFDFGGHVKAMKGTLKELDEVLGEWLKERRHERSLGEKVDGEDKDIMDVLLSLFDGKTIEGFDCDTIIKATILSVFGGGTDTSSVTLIWALSLLLKNPLAMKKAKEELDAHIGTERYLNESDISKLIYIQAIVKETLRLYPPGPLSGPHEFSENCMLGGYHVKKGTRLITNLLKIHTDPNVWPDPLEFKPERFLTTHKDVDVRGNHFELLPFGSGRRMCPGISFGLQMVHYALASFLHSFDILNPTTSELVDMTEEFGLTNTKATPLEVFVKPRLSINCYEIM is encoded by the exons ATGGATTTAGCTCTAAGCAGTCTAATAAACACAACAACAATTGCATTCCTAATTTCTCTAATTCCATTAGGTTTGATTCTACTTGGTCGTAGCAAAAAAAGAGAGGCGCCAATAGCCAAAGGTGCATGGCCAATACTTGGTCACCTCCCAATCTTTAGTGGCACACAATCACCTCATAGAGTCTTAGGTGCCTTAGCTGATAAATATGGACCAATATTCACCATCAAACTTGGTTCTAAACATGCTTTAATCATCAACAATTGGGAAATGGCAAAAGAATGTTTCACTACGAACGACGTGGCTCTTTCATCTCGTCCCAATCTTGTTGCAACACAACACTTGGCCTATAAAGGAGCCATGTTTGGACTTGCCCCATATGGACCTTATTGGCGCAATCTTCGCAAGCTTGCAACTCTAGAGATTCTCACAAATCGCCGAGTTGAGCAACAACAACATATTCGTGTTTCTGAAGTACGAACATCGATTAAAGAGCTCTTCGATGTTTGGTATAGCAAAAATAGTGAGTCTGATTCATCAAACCATGTGTTGGTAGATATGAAGCAATGGTTTACACACTTAACATTCAACATGGTTCTTCAAATGGTTGTTGGGAAGAGATATTTTGGTGCAAGAACTAATGTTGGTGAAGAAGAAGCTCAAAGAAGTGTGAAAGCTTTGAAGGATATGATGCATTTGTTTGGGGTCATCACTGTGGGAGACGTTATTCCTTGTTTGAAATTGTTTGATTTTGGTGGTCATGTGAAGGCAATGAAAGGAACTTTAAAGGAATTGGATGAAGTTTTAGGTGAGTGGTTGAAGGAGCGTCGCCATGAAAGGAGTTTGGGTGAAAAGGTTGATGGTGAAGATAAAGACATCATGGATGTGTTGCTTTCATTGTTTGATGGAAAAACAATTGAAGGGTTTGATTGTGATACAATAATCAAAGCCACAATATTG TCAGTATTTGGTGGAGGAACTGACACAAGTAGTGTTACCCTAATATGGGCACTGAGTTTACTATTGAAAAATCCTCTTGCAATGAAAAAAGCCAAAGAAGAACTTGACGCACATATTGGTACAGAGAGATATCTAAACGAATCAGATATAAGTAAGTTGATATACATTCAAGCTATAGTCAAAGAAACTTTAAGATTGTATCCCCCTGGACCTCTATCAGGACCTCACGAATTCTCTGAGAATTGTATGTTAGGTGGTTACCATGTTAAAAAGGGAACTCGATTAATCACAAATCTTTTGAAGATCCACACAGATCCTAATGTTTGGCCAGATCCATTAGAGTTCAAGCCAGAAAGGTTTCTTACAACTCATAAAGATGTTGATGTAAGAGGTAATCATTTTGAGTTATTACCATTTGGAAGTGGTAGAAGGATGTGTCCTGGAATATCTTTTGGACTTCAGATGGTGCATTATGCTCTAGCTAGCTTTTTACATTCATTTGATATCTTAAATCCAACAACATCTGAACTTGTTGATATGACTGAAGAGTTTGGCTTAACAAATACTAAAGCTACTCCACTTGAGGTTTTTGTTAAACCACGTTTGTCTATTAATTGTTATGAAATTATGTAA